From Verrucomicrobia bacterium S94, the proteins below share one genomic window:
- a CDS encoding glycoside hydrolase, which produces MRFSKSVLWICAGTLCVSAQAARLSGQQNVDGSAAAYSGQSSEDLVPEVRIENGKKYLYWPGWNQSKNRKLQVRRERTTHPGAQWWPHAGFGIFMHWGIVSEFEPTGEAWAGRWTPEREERGEFHPQQEIWDAAKTFNPVKYDPEKWMAGAKRAGFKYAVLTTKHHDGYALWDSDWALMGVRQYLNGRDLVAPFVEACRNNGLKVGFYYSGMDWYFDRDYMNFSFDPDRKMNFKGEWVKTLPKRPAKRWAAYQEYNEHQVKELIERFDPDIWWGDGGHGLSVEEIRKLRPGIVCNNRDPGSGDHATAEGFGMSDPKFIKPILENGWWWEVNSIIQGGSWHYDARYGEKIHPTDAVLMKLAEARCMGGNLLANIGPRPDGTYQDDVWRLFDELEEWMSTCSNSVFGINGGGPWPEKCNVPITCKDRTWYFHAKKNMATEQNPVVLKECSAKPVSMTLMRTGDAIPFTYKNKTLTFSIPEKLKAGKVTDVVKVQFGDEFDVTPFIFTHW; this is translated from the coding sequence ATGTGCAGGGACGTTATGCGTTTCTGCTCAGGCAGCCCGGCTGTCGGGGCAGCAGAATGTAGATGGCAGTGCGGCGGCCTATTCGGGACAAAGCAGTGAAGATTTGGTTCCTGAAGTTCGGATTGAGAATGGAAAGAAGTATCTGTACTGGCCGGGCTGGAATCAGTCCAAAAACCGTAAACTGCAGGTAAGGCGCGAGCGGACGACGCATCCCGGAGCACAATGGTGGCCGCATGCCGGATTCGGAATTTTTATGCACTGGGGCATTGTCAGTGAATTTGAGCCGACCGGTGAGGCCTGGGCCGGGCGCTGGACACCGGAGCGGGAAGAGCGTGGAGAGTTTCATCCTCAGCAGGAAATCTGGGATGCTGCGAAAACTTTTAACCCGGTGAAATATGATCCTGAAAAATGGATGGCCGGAGCAAAACGTGCGGGATTTAAATATGCGGTGTTGACCACGAAGCATCATGACGGCTATGCGCTTTGGGACTCAGACTGGGCGCTGATGGGTGTGCGGCAGTATCTCAACGGCCGTGATCTGGTGGCGCCTTTTGTAGAGGCCTGTCGCAACAACGGTCTGAAGGTGGGGTTCTATTATTCCGGTATGGATTGGTATTTTGACCGCGACTACATGAATTTCAGTTTTGATCCGGACCGGAAAATGAACTTTAAGGGCGAGTGGGTGAAAACGCTGCCGAAACGTCCTGCCAAACGGTGGGCTGCGTATCAGGAATATAATGAACATCAGGTGAAGGAGCTGATTGAAAGGTTTGATCCGGATATCTGGTGGGGAGATGGCGGTCATGGCCTGTCGGTTGAAGAGATCCGCAAACTGCGCCCCGGAATTGTCTGTAACAACCGTGATCCCGGCAGTGGTGATCATGCGACAGCGGAAGGGTTCGGTATGTCGGATCCGAAATTTATTAAGCCGATTCTTGAAAACGGCTGGTGGTGGGAGGTCAATTCCATCATTCAGGGGGGATCGTGGCATTATGACGCCCGTTACGGAGAAAAAATTCATCCGACCGATGCGGTCTTAATGAAGCTGGCCGAGGCACGGTGCATGGGAGGAAACCTGCTGGCTAATATCGGGCCGCGTCCGGATGGAACCTATCAGGATGATGTATGGCGTCTTTTTGATGAGTTAGAAGAGTGGATGTCCACCTGCAGCAACTCTGTGTTCGGTATTAACGGCGGCGGTCCGTGGCCGGAAAAATGCAATGTGCCGATCACCTGCAAGGACCGCACGTGGTATTTCCATGCGAAAAAGAATATGGCCACAGAACAGAACCCGGTTGTGTTGAAAGAGTGTTCTGCAAAGCCGGTTTCCATGACGCTGATGCGGACTGGAGATGCCATTCCGTTTACGTATAAAAATAAAACCCTGACCTTTTCGATTCCTGAAAAACTGAAAGCCGGTAAAGTGACCGATGTGGTGAAGGTTCAGTTCGGGGATGAGTTTGATGTGACTCCTTTTATATTCACGCATTGGTAA